A genomic window from Aquitalea aquatilis includes:
- the nosP gene encoding nitric oxide-sensing protein NosP — MENSLVLLGSTQQQDPALAAAELFQQLHQPDLALVLLFISPAYDLARLGPSLHRHFGDALVVGCTTAGEIGCHGYQQGSISGVSFAEPDFFAVAARLDNLHAFELSDAFEAVMTSRHELARKSGQAIDRNSFALMLIDGLAACEERVASRLSSALGHIPLLGGSAGDNMRFENTAILLNGRFHSNSAAFVMVASRHPFEMFKSEHAARSGERMVITEADADSRLVTEINAEPAAAEYCRLLGLDPEQLDPHTFAAHPLVLQVGGVPYARSIQRVNDDLSLSFFCSVDEGVVLSGTEQQDLVGSLAHTFAQVRSKLGRLQVVLGCDCILRRIMISNTAAQSRLSGLLVQNRVVGFNTYGEQFNAMHVNQTFTGIAIGYAAGTAAIHGAG, encoded by the coding sequence ATGGAGAATAGCCTGGTGCTGCTGGGAAGTACCCAGCAGCAGGACCCCGCACTGGCCGCAGCCGAGCTGTTTCAGCAGCTGCATCAGCCAGACCTGGCACTGGTATTGCTGTTTATTTCCCCGGCCTACGATCTGGCCCGCCTCGGCCCCAGCTTGCACCGGCATTTTGGCGATGCGCTGGTGGTGGGCTGTACCACGGCAGGGGAAATCGGCTGTCATGGCTATCAGCAGGGCAGTATCAGCGGGGTGAGTTTTGCCGAGCCCGACTTCTTTGCCGTGGCTGCACGGCTGGATAATCTGCACGCTTTCGAACTGTCCGATGCCTTCGAGGCGGTGATGACTTCGCGGCATGAGCTGGCGCGCAAGAGCGGCCAGGCAATCGACCGCAACAGCTTTGCCCTGATGCTGATCGACGGGCTGGCGGCCTGCGAGGAGCGGGTGGCCAGCCGGCTGTCGTCGGCACTGGGGCATATCCCCTTGCTGGGCGGGTCGGCCGGTGACAATATGCGCTTCGAAAACACCGCCATCCTGCTGAATGGACGCTTTCACAGCAATAGCGCGGCTTTTGTGATGGTGGCCAGCCGTCATCCCTTCGAGATGTTCAAGTCCGAGCATGCCGCCCGCAGTGGCGAGCGCATGGTGATTACCGAGGCCGATGCCGATAGCCGGCTGGTCACCGAGATCAATGCCGAACCGGCGGCGGCAGAATACTGCCGGCTGCTGGGGCTGGACCCCGAGCAGCTGGACCCGCACACCTTTGCCGCCCACCCGCTGGTCTTGCAAGTGGGCGGTGTGCCTTATGCGCGCTCCATCCAGCGCGTCAACGATGACTTGTCGCTGTCTTTTTTCTGCAGCGTGGACGAGGGGGTGGTGCTGTCCGGCACCGAACAGCAAGATCTGGTGGGCAGCCTGGCCCACACCTTTGCCCAGGTCCGCAGCAAGCTGGGCCGTCTGCAGGTGGTGCTGGGCTGTGACTGCATCTTGCGGCGCATCATGATCAGCAATACCGCCGCACAAAGCCGCCTGTCCGGTTTGCTGGTGCAAAACCGTGTGGTGGGTTTCAACACCTATGGCGAGCAGTTCAATGCCATGCATGTCAACCAGACCTTCACCGGCATTGCCATCGGCTATGCCGCCGGGACGGCCGCAATACACGGAGCGGGATGA
- a CDS encoding response regulator, whose translation MSVLIADDHPLFREALKDVVREVFGPDIHLIECTSLAEASAAIHDDSLELALLDLNMPGMQGLSGVASLRHAAPVVPLVVVSADERSEVVQAALALGVCGFIPKSTPRQQMAEAVRRISADGEIYQPPQLAGHDTNSPTAIPLSAEQQAMQARLASLTRQERCVLEAIVAGKPNKIVAHELNIAESTVKAHVSAILRKLEVSSRTQAVIKAGPLLE comes from the coding sequence ATGAGTGTACTGATTGCCGACGACCACCCGCTGTTTCGCGAAGCCTTGAAGGACGTGGTGCGGGAAGTGTTTGGCCCGGACATCCACCTGATCGAATGCACCTCGCTGGCGGAAGCCAGCGCTGCCATCCACGACGACAGCCTGGAGCTGGCACTGCTCGACCTCAATATGCCGGGCATGCAGGGGCTGAGCGGCGTCGCCAGCCTGCGCCATGCCGCGCCAGTCGTGCCGCTGGTGGTGGTGTCCGCCGACGAGCGCAGCGAAGTGGTGCAAGCGGCATTGGCGCTGGGGGTATGCGGTTTCATTCCCAAATCCACCCCGCGCCAGCAAATGGCGGAGGCGGTGCGCCGCATCAGCGCGGATGGTGAAATCTACCAGCCGCCACAGCTCGCCGGCCACGATACCAACAGTCCCACCGCCATCCCGCTCTCGGCCGAACAGCAAGCCATGCAGGCCCGACTGGCCAGCCTGACCCGCCAGGAACGCTGCGTGCTGGAGGCTATTGTCGCCGGCAAACCCAACAAGATCGTGGCGCACGAACTGAATATCGCCGAGAGCACGGTCAAGGCGCATGTTTCCGCCATCCTGCGCAAGCTGGAAGTCAGCAGCCGCACCCAGGCCGTGATCAAGGCCGGGCCGCTGCTGGAGTAA
- a CDS encoding methyl-accepting chemotaxis protein, whose translation MRNNQPVNQQETIVPDGVFIYSRTDTQGNIVEANSAFAQISGFDQEEMVGQPHNLIRHPDMPEAAFADMWRNLKDGRPWRGLVKNRRKDGGFYWVRANASPVRENGQIVGYQSVRTPPGREEVAAAELLYGRIRQGDRSLSIENGAVVKKRSPLVQAVSGFVFQLYAVLVLAALALLLGLLASSQSSFMPLFQGAAVLALLCCLLAVVFILPGVLGRLTRIHHFLQDLLKTGNLRANLHPKRGDLISKIATELDNQTAAVGATIQVMMNSAHNVQDTSGNLNQSVVSLVSSASLQTEKTTASAATIEQLAASIGLIAQHAHDTESVTRDVGSKAGEAARLSERASETIRELAATVATSAETVEKLGRRTEDIGKVASVIKDIADQTNLLALNAAIEAARAGETGRGFAVVADEVRKLAERTANATQEIDKMISRIQADTVGSVTGMRQSAAQVGTSVELVHQAHAVLDEISVQMARAVSMVAEISHSADEQKMGMDLMGQGLESVAALTGKNLEVAHATEAASTRLQLNVERMGKAVAQYQV comes from the coding sequence ATGCGAAATAATCAGCCAGTCAACCAGCAAGAAACCATCGTTCCAGATGGTGTGTTCATTTATTCACGTACCGATACCCAGGGTAATATTGTCGAGGCTAACAGCGCCTTTGCCCAGATCAGTGGCTTCGATCAAGAGGAGATGGTTGGTCAGCCGCATAACCTGATTCGTCACCCCGATATGCCGGAAGCGGCATTTGCCGATATGTGGCGCAATCTGAAGGATGGGCGGCCCTGGCGTGGCCTGGTGAAGAATCGGCGCAAGGATGGTGGTTTTTACTGGGTGCGTGCCAATGCCTCCCCGGTGCGTGAAAACGGGCAGATTGTTGGTTACCAGTCGGTGCGTACCCCTCCCGGGCGTGAGGAAGTGGCTGCCGCCGAGCTGCTGTATGGCCGCATCCGCCAGGGCGATCGCTCTTTGTCTATCGAAAATGGCGCAGTAGTGAAAAAACGGTCACCACTGGTGCAAGCGGTGAGTGGTTTTGTGTTTCAGCTCTACGCTGTGCTGGTGCTTGCTGCACTGGCTTTGCTGCTGGGTTTGCTGGCTAGTAGCCAGAGCAGTTTCATGCCTTTGTTTCAGGGTGCGGCGGTGCTGGCGCTGCTGTGCTGCTTGCTGGCGGTGGTATTCATCCTGCCGGGAGTGCTTGGTCGCCTGACGCGCATCCACCACTTCTTGCAGGATCTGCTCAAAACAGGCAATTTACGCGCCAATTTGCACCCCAAGCGCGGTGATCTGATCAGCAAGATTGCGACGGAGCTGGATAACCAGACGGCCGCCGTCGGTGCCACCATCCAGGTGATGATGAATTCGGCCCACAATGTGCAGGATACCTCGGGCAATCTGAACCAGAGCGTGGTGTCGCTGGTTTCGTCTGCATCGCTGCAAACCGAAAAGACCACGGCTTCGGCTGCCACCATTGAGCAGCTGGCGGCATCGATAGGTTTGATCGCGCAGCATGCCCACGATACCGAGTCGGTGACGCGTGATGTCGGTAGCAAGGCTGGCGAGGCGGCACGCTTGTCAGAGCGGGCCAGTGAAACCATTCGCGAACTGGCGGCTACCGTTGCCACCTCGGCTGAAACTGTGGAAAAACTCGGCCGGCGCACTGAAGACATCGGCAAGGTGGCCAGTGTCATCAAGGATATTGCCGATCAAACCAATTTGCTGGCGCTGAATGCCGCCATCGAGGCCGCCCGTGCTGGCGAAACCGGACGTGGCTTTGCCGTGGTGGCCGACGAAGTACGCAAGCTGGCTGAGCGTACGGCCAATGCCACCCAGGAAATCGACAAGATGATTTCACGCATCCAGGCCGATACCGTGGGTTCGGTGACCGGCATGCGCCAGAGTGCGGCGCAAGTGGGCACCAGTGTCGAGCTGGTGCATCAGGCCCATGCGGTGCTGGATGAAATCAGTGTGCAAATGGCAAGAGCCGTCAGCATGGTGGCGGAAATCAGCCATTCGGCCGATGAGCAGAAAATGGGCATGGATCTGATGGGCCAGGGGCTGGAGTCGGTGGCCGCCCTGACTGGTAAAAACCTGGAGGTGGCGCATGCTACCGAAGCCGCATCGACCCGCTTGCAGCTCAATGTGGAGCGCATGGGCAAGGCAGTGGCGCAGTATCAGGTCTGA
- a CDS encoding MerR family transcriptional regulator codes for MLTSKADLPAIPSKRYFTISEVSELTGVKPHVLRYWEQEFSQLRLVKRRGNRRYYQHHEVLLVRRIRGLLYDDGFTIHGARQRLGAGGEMERPITAQEVRAELETILAWLDAGIGKP; via the coding sequence ATGCTAACAAGCAAGGCTGATCTGCCGGCAATCCCGTCCAAACGCTACTTCACCATCAGCGAAGTCAGTGAACTGACCGGGGTCAAGCCGCATGTGCTGCGTTACTGGGAGCAGGAATTCTCCCAGTTGCGCCTGGTCAAGCGCCGTGGCAACCGTCGCTATTACCAGCACCACGAGGTGCTGCTGGTGCGGCGCATTCGCGGTCTGCTGTACGACGATGGTTTTACCATTCATGGTGCACGTCAGCGTCTGGGCGCTGGCGGCGAGATGGAACGTCCGATTACCGCGCAGGAAGTGCGCGCAGAATTGGAAACAATTCTGGCTTGGTTGGATGCGGGTATTGGCAAACCATAA